A genomic window from Nematostella vectensis chromosome 9, jaNemVect1.1, whole genome shotgun sequence includes:
- the LOC125572428 gene encoding uncharacterized protein LOC125572428, whose translation MSPIFYSFIGILITTYQLIIRCYGSGQSIRGWERGRRALSFEPANTARERMDEPNKKKRKKDHTGDMERMGWDKAGLKAEVEAYQGGHLINYSALARKYNVTDSSGQVALNGGQIVKEWLVRNGVDVDRFSTKRKNPMDPVIRRRKRRGHGGEISIPCEPDKKTLKAQLLQKIHTKEYSIGERIVPRKYEKLILTKDLKIKKEDVYTDGRKMPLANIRRTMLKKQEKFLRGTTEEGIAELTAEQLRTRLLQINEYVDGMAVPDMREKLKSHERTRHLMVWLDNSTVANSGYLVCLRPVFMTRQCSLQMRSMLQNMEDGLMCKCWLKNQSYILLQNVGALTMSFYYIRRQGSNVSESCVMTTVFHTLIS comes from the exons atgagTCCAATTTTCTATAGTTTTATTGGGATATTAATTACAACATACCAATTAATTATTAGATGTTATGGAAGTGGACAGTCCATAAGAGGATGGGAGCGTGGGCGTAGAGCATTGTCGTTTGAGCCAGCAAACACTGCAAGAGAAAGAATGGATGAGCCtaacaagaaaaagagaaaaaaagaccaCACCGGGGACATGGAGAGGATGGGATGGGACAAGGCCGGGCTTAAAGCAGAGGTTGAGGCATACCAGGGTGGTCACCTTATCAATTACAGTGCTCTAGCTAGGAAGTATAATGTGACAGACAGCAGTGGACAAGTTGCACTTAACGGTGGACAGATTGTGAAGGAGTGGCTAGTGAGAAACGGAGTAGATGTTGACCGGTTTAGTACCAAACGCAAAAACCCCATGGATCCAGTAATTAGAAGAAGGAAAAGGAGAGGGCACGGGGGAGAGATCAGCATACCCTGTGAGCCAGACAAGAAAACACTGAAAGCACAGCTATTGCAGAAGATCCACACAAAGGAGTACAGTATAGGAGAACGGATTGTACCACGAAAG tatGAAAAGCTTATCCTTACAAAGgatctgaaaataaaaaaagaggaTGTCTATACTGATGGTAGAAAAATGCCCCTTGCCAATATCCGAAGGacaatgttaaaaaaacaggAGAAGTTTCTCCGGGGGACAACAGAGGAAGGAATAGCAGAGCTTACAGCAGAACAGCTAAGAACAAGGCTTTTGCAGATCAACGAGTATGTGGATGGTATGGCAGTCCCAGACATGAGGGAGAAGCTAAAAAGCCATGAAAGAACAAGGCATCTGATGGTATGGCTAGATAACTCAACAGTTGCTAACTCTGGATATCTGGTGTGCCTTAGACCTGTCTTTATGACAAGGCAGTGTTCCTTACAGATGAGGAGTATGCTGCAAAATATGGAAGACGGGTTAATGTGCAAATGCTGGTTGAAGAACCAGAGCTACATTTTATTGCAAAATGTGGGAGCTCTGACCATGAGCTTTTATTATATTCGGAGACAAGGCTCCAATGTGTCAGAGAGCTGTGTGATGACAACAGTATTTCATACACTGATATCATGA